The following proteins are encoded in a genomic region of Drosophila miranda strain MSH22 chromosome 4, D.miranda_PacBio2.1, whole genome shotgun sequence:
- the LOC117188941 gene encoding splicing factor 3B subunit 4-like gives MAAGPIAERSQDATIYAGGLDDKVSESLLWELFVQAGPVVNVHMPKDRVTQMHQGYGFLEFPSEEDADYAIKIMNMIKLYGKPIRVNKASAHQKNLDVGANIFIGNLDVEVDEKLLYDTFSAFGVILQTPKIMRDPETGKSKSFAFINFASFEASDAAMDAMNGQYLCNRPISVSYAFKKDHKGERHGSAAERLLAAQNPSAHADRPHQLFADAPVQNMMTGQMMPPPMMAPPPPVVPVSQNNMGMIATPPPVPQPTPFPATIPPPPLPPMAGGQPPLPPALGIPPPPRMMQPNSWAPPGMPAPPPRPPPLLQAPSPGPTNPMAISTSPPIPV, from the exons ATGGCAGCAGGCCCCATTGCGGAACGTAGTCAAGATGCCACAATTTACGCCG GCGGTCTGGACGACAAGGTGTCCGAGTCCCTGCTGTGGGAGCTGTTTGTCCAGGCCGGACCCGTAGTAAACGTACACATGCCCAAAGATCGTGTCACACAAATGCATCAGGGCTATGGATTCCTGGAGTTCCCTAGCGAAGAAGATGCCGACTATGCAATAAAGATTATGAACATGATTAAGCTTTATGGCAAGCCCATTAGAGTGAACAAGGCGTCGGCGCATCAGAAGAACCTGGATGTCGGCGCCAACATCTTCATTGGCAATCTCGATGTGGAGGTGGACGAAAAGCTGCTCTACGACACATTCTCAGCCTTTGGCGTGATCCTGCAGACTCCCAAGATAATGCGTGACCCGGAGACGGGGAAGTCCAAGAGTTTCGCCTTCATCAACTTTGCCAGCTTCGAGGCCAGTGACGCCGCCATGGACGCCATGAACGGACAGTATCTCTGCAATCGCCCCATTTCCGTCTCTTATGCATTCAAGAAGGACCACAAGGGCGAACGCCACGGCTCTGCGGCCGAGCGTCTGCTTGCCGCCCAGAATCCCTCTGCCCATGCCGATCGTCCGCATCAGCTGTTCGCCGATGCGCCCGTGCAGAACATGATGACCGGTCAGATGATGCCGCCACCGATGATGGCGCCCCCACCGCCCGTGGTCCCCGTCTCGCAGAACAATATGGGCATGATAGCAACGCCGCCGCCAGTGCCGCAGCCCACACCGTTCCCAGCCACAATACCGCCACCACCACTGCCCCCGATGGCGGGCGGACAACCACCACTACCTCCGGCATTGGGCATTCCGCCGCCGCCGCGCATGATGCAGCCAAACTCGTGGGCCCCGCCGGGCATGCCAGCGCCGCCACCGCGACCTCCGCCTTTGCTCCAGGCACCTTCGCCCGGCCCTACCAACCCGATGGCTATCAGTACTAGTCCACCAATCCCTGTGTAG